In a genomic window of Streptomyces sp. SJL17-4:
- a CDS encoding acyl-CoA synthetase — protein MSALFPALAAPSDRPALRCGPDALTYEELARAARALAARLGGAGRVAVWATPTAHTAVAVVGALLAGVPAVPLNPRTGERELAHILDDSKPTAVLTGVGDVLPAGLAGLPRIVVDLGASGPPVGEPADAESTALVVYTSGTTGPPKGVLLSRRAVAASLDALADAWSWTADDVLVHALPLFHVHGLILGVLGPLRRGGEVRHLGAFSVVGVARELGEGGTMLFGVPTMYHRLADALAGDDALAAALAGARILVSGSAALPVHDHERITAATGRTVVERYGMTETLMNTSVLPGGAPRPGTVGHPLAGVDLRLVDEDGSVVEELDGETVGEVQVRGPNLFSGYLNRPDATAAAFDGDWFRTGDMAVREADGAVRLVGRRATDLIKSGGYKIGAGEIENALLDHPGVREAAVTGEPDPDLGERIVAWVVPEDPEKPPTDAELADHVARLLAPHKRPRVVRRLDALPRNDMGKILKKALTEGG, from the coding sequence GTGAGTGCGCTCTTCCCGGCCCTTGCGGCCCCTTCCGACCGGCCCGCGCTGCGCTGCGGCCCGGACGCCCTGACGTACGAGGAACTGGCGCGCGCCGCCCGGGCCCTGGCCGCGCGCCTCGGGGGCGCGGGGCGGGTCGCCGTCTGGGCCACGCCGACCGCGCACACGGCGGTCGCGGTCGTCGGCGCCCTGCTCGCGGGCGTGCCCGCCGTACCGCTCAACCCGCGGACCGGTGAGCGCGAGCTGGCGCACATCCTGGACGACAGCAAGCCGACGGCCGTGCTCACGGGCGTGGGCGACGTACTGCCGGCCGGGCTCGCCGGACTCCCCCGGATCGTCGTGGACCTCGGGGCGAGCGGTCCGCCCGTCGGGGAGCCCGCCGACGCCGAGTCCACCGCCCTCGTCGTCTACACCTCGGGCACCACCGGACCGCCCAAGGGCGTCCTGCTGTCCCGGCGGGCCGTCGCCGCCTCGCTCGACGCGCTCGCCGACGCCTGGTCGTGGACGGCGGACGACGTCCTCGTGCACGCGCTGCCGCTGTTCCACGTCCACGGGCTGATACTCGGCGTCCTGGGGCCGCTGCGCCGGGGCGGCGAGGTCCGGCACCTGGGCGCGTTCTCGGTGGTGGGAGTGGCGCGGGAGCTGGGCGAGGGCGGCACCATGCTGTTCGGCGTACCGACCATGTACCACCGCCTCGCGGACGCGCTCGCCGGGGACGACGCCCTGGCCGCCGCCCTGGCGGGTGCGCGGATCCTCGTCTCCGGCTCCGCGGCGCTCCCCGTCCACGACCACGAGCGGATCACGGCGGCGACGGGCCGCACGGTCGTCGAGCGGTACGGGATGACCGAGACGCTCATGAACACCAGCGTGCTGCCGGGCGGCGCGCCCCGGCCGGGGACCGTCGGACACCCGCTCGCGGGCGTGGACCTGCGGCTCGTCGACGAGGACGGCTCCGTCGTCGAGGAGCTCGACGGGGAGACCGTCGGCGAGGTGCAGGTACGCGGCCCGAACCTGTTCTCCGGGTACCTCAACCGGCCCGACGCGACGGCCGCGGCCTTCGACGGCGACTGGTTCCGCACCGGCGACATGGCGGTCCGGGAGGCGGACGGCGCGGTGCGGCTCGTGGGCCGCAGGGCGACCGACCTGATCAAGAGCGGCGGCTACAAGATCGGGGCGGGCGAGATAGAGAACGCGCTCCTCGACCACCCCGGCGTCCGGGAGGCGGCCGTCACCGGCGAGCCCGACCCGGACCTGGGCGAGCGGATCGTGGCCTGGGTGGTGCCCGAGGACCCCGAGAAGCCTCCGACGGACGCGGAGCTCGCCGACCATGTGGCGCGCCTCCTCGCCCCGCACAAGCGGCCCCGCGTGGTGCGCCGTCTCGACGCCCTCCCCCGCAACGACATGGGCAAGATCCTCAAGAAGGCGTTGACCGAGGGCGGTTGA
- a CDS encoding S8 family serine peptidase: protein MTSRTTPFDRGRAALIAAGVSLVMLSAGQTAAAGTTTAAAVPDTFKGATASSTVTLVTGDRVTLTDLGGGRQTVTVDRAKGATGAIRSQIADGRVMVVPDEARPYLASGALDPRLFDVTGLVEQGITGELPLIVTYGGKGARTAAPTPRGAETVRPLPSIGGAAVTATDAAAFWRGFTGKTPNARAAAPAKVWLDGRVEAAMAESNAQIGTPKAWEAGLTGKGVKVAVLDTGVDVGHPDLAGRVSETRSFIEGQEVADRDGHGTHVTSTVGGSGAASDGKEKGVAPGATLAVGKVLSDEGSGTESQIIAGMEWAAKDIDAKIVSMSLGSREPSDGTDPMAQAVNTLSAETGALFVIAAGNSGYPGSIGSPGAADSALTIGAVDSADEAAYFTSQGPRHGDQALKPDLSAPGVNILAARSQLATGSGLYTSMSGTSMATPHVAGVAALLAEQHPDWTGAQLKNALMSSSKTLDASSYALGSGRVDVAAAIAANVTATGSADLGYTAWPYETNEPVTKAITYTNSSDTAVELNLAVEGMPAGVAALADTTLTVPAHGTASTTVTGDGTKAPVGQSSGRVTASAAGTVVAHTALGLVKEEERYTLTVHVKDRDGAPTPAFLGVKQLAQGTDPFPATVGESGTLELRLKPGTYTVDTFLDVRGSHGKDSLGLGFLTAPEITLDRDREITLDGRQLREIRAEVEKRTETRQLLMEFDRDANGASYGGAVQVPPTYDSIFAAPTAKPATGTFEYRTVWRLGKPMLEASVDGSRLSDATPQAGATLLEGSHRLGLVDAGTGTPAEYTGRNATGKAVLVRLTEGADPTQLAQNAQDAGAKALFVTDDQPGRLMKFFGTADYEDRPLAVATVNTADAQRLAAAAARGQRVDLTGTRFTPFTYDLSEGHPGAIGKDLVFRPDEDELATIRSTFYAPTKRTELGGEFRYSITDTFPIGFGFKEWISFPTQRTEYVSTGTGQRWHESVDLGDSLEERGGTPSYRGGSRVNLDWFGPVWHPWLGTGLGWGQQRTGNNLNFNTPGWGDSGTDHTGFGNVWNDDSMTQYTEVYVNGTRVDRKMSSGAYAWDAPAEEATYKVVTDTALDPARWRLAGKGHSEWTFRSAETPSDRITYLPMLNLGFDVDTDINGDVRAGSRLPVGIFAEYVEGATGTGSITGGTLEVSYDEGRTWTKVALKKSRHGAAWDGELRVPSGAGSVSLRAGASDDRGGSVTQELIRAVGVK, encoded by the coding sequence ATGACGTCGAGGACCACACCCTTCGACAGAGGAAGAGCCGCGCTGATCGCCGCGGGCGTCTCCCTCGTGATGCTCTCGGCCGGGCAGACCGCCGCCGCCGGGACCACCACCGCCGCCGCCGTACCGGACACCTTCAAGGGGGCGACGGCGAGCAGCACCGTCACCCTCGTCACCGGCGACCGCGTCACCCTCACGGACCTCGGCGGCGGCCGGCAGACCGTCACCGTCGACCGGGCCAAGGGCGCCACCGGTGCGATACGCAGCCAGATCGCCGACGGCCGGGTCATGGTCGTTCCCGACGAGGCCCGCCCCTACCTGGCCTCCGGCGCGCTCGACCCGCGCCTTTTCGATGTCACCGGCCTCGTCGAGCAGGGCATCACCGGCGAACTCCCGCTGATCGTCACGTACGGTGGCAAGGGCGCCCGTACCGCCGCGCCGACCCCGCGCGGTGCCGAGACCGTCCGCCCGCTGCCCAGCATCGGCGGCGCCGCCGTCACCGCCACCGACGCCGCCGCCTTCTGGCGCGGCTTCACCGGGAAGACCCCGAACGCCCGCGCCGCCGCCCCCGCCAAGGTCTGGCTCGACGGCCGCGTCGAGGCCGCCATGGCCGAGTCCAACGCCCAGATCGGCACCCCGAAGGCCTGGGAGGCCGGGCTCACCGGCAAGGGCGTGAAGGTCGCCGTCCTCGACACCGGCGTCGACGTCGGCCACCCCGACCTCGCCGGCCGGGTCAGCGAGACCAGGTCGTTCATCGAGGGCCAGGAGGTCGCCGACCGCGACGGCCACGGCACCCACGTCACCTCCACCGTCGGCGGCAGCGGCGCCGCTTCGGACGGCAAGGAGAAGGGCGTCGCCCCCGGCGCCACCCTCGCCGTCGGCAAGGTCCTCAGCGACGAGGGCAGCGGCACCGAGTCGCAGATCATCGCCGGCATGGAGTGGGCCGCCAAGGACATCGACGCGAAGATCGTCTCGATGAGCCTCGGCTCCCGCGAACCCAGCGACGGCACCGACCCGATGGCCCAGGCCGTCAACACCCTCAGCGCCGAGACCGGCGCCCTCTTCGTCATCGCCGCCGGGAACTCCGGCTACCCCGGCTCCATCGGCTCGCCCGGCGCCGCCGACTCCGCGCTCACCATCGGCGCCGTCGACTCGGCCGACGAAGCCGCCTACTTCACCAGCCAGGGCCCCCGCCACGGCGACCAGGCCCTCAAGCCCGACCTGTCGGCGCCCGGCGTGAACATCCTCGCCGCCCGCTCCCAGCTCGCCACCGGCAGCGGCCTCTACACCTCCATGAGCGGTACGTCGATGGCGACCCCGCACGTCGCCGGCGTCGCCGCCCTGCTCGCCGAGCAACACCCCGACTGGACCGGCGCCCAGCTCAAGAACGCGCTGATGTCCTCGTCGAAGACGCTCGACGCCTCCTCGTACGCGCTCGGCTCCGGCCGGGTCGACGTGGCCGCCGCGATCGCCGCGAACGTCACCGCGACCGGCTCCGCCGACCTCGGCTACACCGCCTGGCCCTACGAGACGAACGAGCCGGTCACCAAGGCCATCACCTACACCAACTCCTCGGACACCGCGGTCGAGCTGAACCTCGCCGTCGAAGGCATGCCGGCCGGTGTCGCCGCCCTCGCCGACACCACCCTCACCGTGCCCGCCCACGGCACCGCGAGCACCACCGTCACCGGCGACGGCACCAAGGCCCCCGTCGGCCAGTCCTCCGGCCGGGTCACCGCCAGCGCCGCCGGAACCGTCGTCGCGCACACCGCGCTCGGCCTGGTGAAGGAGGAGGAGCGCTACACCCTCACCGTCCACGTCAAGGACCGCGACGGCGCCCCGACCCCCGCCTTCCTGGGCGTCAAGCAGCTCGCCCAGGGCACGGACCCCTTCCCGGCCACCGTCGGCGAGTCCGGCACCCTCGAACTCCGCCTGAAGCCCGGCACGTACACCGTCGACACCTTCCTCGACGTCCGCGGCTCCCACGGCAAGGACTCCCTCGGCCTCGGCTTCCTCACCGCGCCGGAGATCACCCTCGACCGCGACCGCGAGATCACCCTCGACGGGCGGCAGCTCCGCGAGATCCGCGCCGAGGTCGAGAAGCGCACCGAGACCCGGCAGCTCCTGATGGAGTTCGACCGGGACGCCAACGGCGCCTCCTACGGCGGAGCCGTCCAGGTCCCGCCGACGTACGACTCGATCTTCGCGGCGCCCACCGCGAAGCCCGCCACCGGCACCTTCGAGTACCGGACGGTCTGGCGCCTCGGCAAGCCGATGCTGGAGGCGAGCGTCGACGGCTCCCGCCTCTCCGACGCCACCCCGCAGGCCGGCGCCACCCTCCTGGAGGGCAGCCACCGACTCGGCCTCGTCGACGCGGGCACCGGAACCCCCGCCGAGTACACCGGCAGGAACGCCACCGGCAAGGCCGTCCTCGTCCGCCTGACCGAGGGCGCCGACCCGACGCAGCTCGCCCAGAACGCCCAGGACGCGGGCGCCAAGGCCCTGTTCGTCACCGACGACCAGCCCGGCCGGCTGATGAAGTTCTTCGGCACCGCCGACTACGAGGACCGGCCGCTCGCCGTCGCCACCGTCAACACCGCCGACGCCCAGCGCCTCGCGGCCGCCGCCGCCCGAGGCCAGCGCGTCGACCTGACCGGCACCCGCTTCACCCCGTTCACCTACGACCTCTCCGAGGGCCACCCCGGCGCCATCGGCAAGGACCTGGTCTTCCGGCCCGACGAGGACGAACTCGCCACCATCCGCTCCACCTTCTACGCGCCCACCAAGCGCACGGAACTGGGCGGCGAGTTCCGCTACTCGATCACCGACACCTTCCCGATCGGCTTCGGCTTCAAGGAGTGGATCTCCTTCCCGACCCAGCGCACCGAGTACGTCTCCACCGGCACCGGCCAGCGCTGGCACGAGTCCGTCGACCTCGGGGACTCCCTGGAGGAGCGCGGCGGCACCCCGTCCTACCGGGGCGGCAGCCGGGTGAACCTCGACTGGTTCGGCCCCGTCTGGCACCCGTGGCTCGGCACCGGCCTCGGCTGGGGCCAGCAGCGCACCGGCAACAACCTGAACTTCAACACCCCCGGCTGGGGCGACTCCGGCACCGACCACACCGGCTTCGGCAACGTGTGGAACGACGACTCGATGACCCAGTACACCGAGGTGTACGTCAACGGCACCCGCGTCGACCGCAAGATGAGCTCCGGCGCCTACGCCTGGGACGCCCCCGCGGAGGAGGCTACCTACAAGGTCGTCACCGACACCGCGCTCGACCCGGCGCGCTGGCGGCTCGCCGGCAAGGGCCACAGCGAGTGGACCTTCCGCTCCGCCGAGACGCCGAGCGACCGGATCACCTACCTGCCGATGCTCAACCTCGGCTTCGACGTGGACACCGACATCAACGGTGACGTCCGCGCCGGAAGCAGGCTGCCCGTCGGGATCTTCGCCGAGTACGTGGAGGGCGCGACCGGTACCGGCAGCATCACCGGCGGCACCCTGGAGGTCTCCTACGACGAGGGCAGGACCTGGACCAAGGTCGCCCTCAAGAAGTCGCGGCACGGCGCCGCCTGGGACGGCGAGCTGCGCGTCCCGTCCGGCGCGGGCTCCGTCTCGCTGCGGGCCGGGGCGAGCGACGACCGGGGCGGCTCGGTCACGCAGGAACTGATCCGCGCGGTGGGCGTGAAGTAG
- a CDS encoding SDR family oxidoreductase, producing MSSNKPLAGKTALVTGGSRGIGRAIALRLGADGARVGVHYAGNETAAKETVAAIEAAGGSAFAVRTELGVPGDADALWAAFDAETEGDPGLDILVNNAGIAGPGLIHEVEEADYDRVFAVNAKAPFFIIQKGLDRLRDGGRIINISSGVTKVAFPGMTSYAASKGAVEVLTLTLAQTLGSRDITVNAVSPGTIETDIHPWMADPAAKAHAAGFSVFNRVGQPGDVADVVGFLASDDARWVTGQNIDASGGSGLGL from the coding sequence ATGAGCAGCAACAAGCCCCTCGCCGGCAAGACCGCCCTCGTCACCGGCGGCAGCCGCGGCATCGGCCGGGCGATCGCCCTCCGCCTCGGCGCGGACGGCGCCCGGGTCGGCGTCCACTACGCCGGCAACGAGACGGCCGCGAAGGAGACGGTCGCCGCGATCGAGGCGGCCGGCGGCTCCGCCTTCGCCGTCCGTACCGAACTGGGCGTCCCCGGCGACGCCGACGCCCTCTGGGCGGCCTTCGACGCGGAGACCGAGGGCGACCCCGGTCTCGACATCCTGGTCAACAACGCCGGGATCGCCGGCCCCGGTCTGATCCACGAGGTCGAGGAGGCCGACTACGACCGGGTGTTCGCGGTCAACGCCAAGGCGCCGTTCTTCATCATCCAGAAGGGCCTCGACCGGCTCCGCGACGGCGGCAGGATCATCAACATCTCCTCCGGAGTCACCAAGGTCGCCTTCCCGGGCATGACCTCGTACGCCGCCTCCAAGGGCGCCGTCGAGGTGCTGACCCTGACCCTCGCCCAGACCCTCGGCTCCCGGGACATCACGGTCAACGCGGTCTCGCCGGGCACGATCGAGACCGACATCCACCCGTGGATGGCCGACCCGGCCGCCAAGGCGCACGCCGCCGGGTTCTCGGTCTTCAACCGGGTGGGACAGCCGGGTGACGTGGCCGATGTCGTCGGTTTCCTCGCCTCCGACGACGCCCGCTGGGTCACCGGTCAGAACATCGACGCGAGCGGCGGCTCCGGCCTCGGCCTCTGA
- a CDS encoding MFS transporter, which translates to MRTSAHYRRLWFGSAVSWVGQGMTSLAVSLQVYDITRSPFSVGLVGLFSLVPLVVFGLYGGAIADTVDRRKLGLYSACGSAVLSVALATAAFGEFHRVWFLYGIVALQAVCAALNAPARSSMIPRLLPPEQLRAANALNSMVTTFGMLVGPSLGGLIVGFAGYQTAYLVDALAFAASLYAMWRLPSILPERKGGKRASVLDGLRFLATRPNLRMTFFSDFCAMILAHPRALFPAIAVLWFGGDAKTAGLLVAAPAFGALLGGVLSGWQGRIRHHGQAILIAVACWGTAIAVFGLTRNLWLGLLLLALAGCSDTVSMIFRNTMMQVAAPDEMRGRLQGVFIVVVAGGPRLGDFLAGSVADLTSPAVAVTGGGIACVVAVGALALYGRGFRRYDALDPTP; encoded by the coding sequence CTGCGGACCTCCGCCCACTACCGGCGCCTCTGGTTCGGCAGCGCCGTCTCCTGGGTCGGGCAGGGGATGACGTCGCTCGCCGTCTCCCTCCAGGTGTACGACATCACCCGCTCGCCCTTCTCCGTCGGGCTCGTCGGGCTGTTCTCCCTCGTGCCGCTCGTCGTCTTCGGGCTGTACGGCGGTGCCATCGCCGACACCGTCGACCGCCGCAAGCTCGGGCTCTACAGCGCCTGCGGCTCCGCCGTCCTCTCGGTCGCGCTCGCCACCGCCGCGTTCGGCGAATTCCACCGCGTCTGGTTCCTGTACGGGATCGTCGCCCTCCAGGCCGTCTGCGCCGCCCTCAACGCGCCCGCCCGGTCCTCGATGATCCCCCGCCTCCTGCCGCCCGAGCAACTGCGCGCCGCCAACGCCCTGAACTCGATGGTCACGACCTTCGGCATGCTCGTCGGGCCGAGCCTCGGCGGGCTGATCGTCGGATTCGCCGGGTACCAGACCGCGTACCTCGTCGACGCCCTCGCCTTCGCCGCGAGCCTGTACGCGATGTGGCGGCTGCCGTCGATCCTCCCCGAACGGAAGGGCGGCAAGAGGGCCTCCGTACTCGACGGGCTGCGGTTCCTCGCGACCCGGCCCAACCTCCGTATGACGTTCTTCTCGGACTTCTGCGCGATGATCCTGGCCCACCCCCGCGCCCTGTTCCCCGCCATCGCCGTGCTCTGGTTCGGCGGCGACGCGAAGACCGCCGGACTCCTCGTCGCCGCGCCCGCGTTCGGGGCGCTGCTCGGCGGGGTGCTCTCCGGCTGGCAGGGGCGCATCCGGCATCACGGGCAGGCGATCCTGATCGCCGTCGCCTGCTGGGGGACCGCCATCGCCGTCTTCGGGCTCACCCGGAACCTCTGGCTGGGGCTGCTCCTGCTCGCCCTCGCCGGCTGCTCCGACACCGTCTCGATGATCTTCCGCAACACGATGATGCAGGTCGCGGCGCCGGACGAGATGCGCGGCCGGCTCCAGGGCGTGTTCATCGTGGTGGTCGCCGGCGGACCCCGGCTCGGGGACTTCCTCGCGGGCTCCGTGGCCGATCTGACCTCGCCCGCGGTCGCCGTCACCGGCGGCGGGATCGCCTGTGTCGTCGCGGTCGGCGCCCTCGCCCTGTACGGGCGCGGTTTCCGCCGGTACGACGCCCTCGACCCGACTCCGTGA
- a CDS encoding BTAD domain-containing putative transcriptional regulator: MRFAVLGETAVRTEDGASVRVPELKVRTLLAALLVDPGRPVGAFRLVDDLWGGEPPGNPLRALQAKVSQLRRALEEAEPGGRDLVVTQAPGYLLAVPEGALDAHEFARIAARARETADPRARAELLGEALDLWRGPAFAGFAEEPFARAAADRLEEERLVVREALAEARLEAGEQNVLAGELAELVALHPLRERLRAVQLRALYRAGRQSEALAGYEELRTLLADELGLDPSPELAALHAAMLRQDASLSAPAAAPPAEIRATPRPTANGVPVRGNLLTPLAGIVGRDAAVAEVRGLLTERRLVTLTGPGGVGKTRLAVEAAGQLREEFADGVWLVEFAGARGELAEVVAAALELRDDGVWGLRPEGERALTTAERLAEVLRGRRTLLVLDNCEHVVDEAASLAELLLRTAPGLVVLTTSQEPLALAGETLWAVEPLDGDGAVELFTARAAASAPGFGSWAALDPAAQEAVRAICRRLDGIPLALELAATRVRALGVHGLLARLDDRFRLLDAGLRGAPARQQTLRAVIDWSWELLGEQERTVLRRLAVHAEGCTLAAAEEVCAGGPVTGGSADSVALGDVLGLLARLVDRSLVVAVDGPDGPRYRLLESVAAYCLERLEDAGETEAVRERHLAHYLRLAEDAGAALRGPEQRRRLAQLDAETSNLRAALDRALTAPGAGRNAGAALRLVDALAWYWVMRGRLGEALRSATAALRTAVPEPPETVETPEGLETVETPEGLETVEDPPRPEPAALRARVEVWRTGLVVMGGDGTDRRRRIADALTAYDEAEPPRPSDRAWARWFLAHALCGTGSQSEGGRLTGEALDGARAHGDRWVEAAALADRSVQRLLGGDVTGAEEDAARSDALFEQVGDACCRLWSVYPLATVAEIHGEYERADRLKRAGLAAAEGLGLTTEVPDLLAGIGRTALLRGELAEARAFHTAARERAVEVGFRAGEINAVLGLGLGARREGLVDEAEGHMREVLDWHRAVGLDSANALILAELGFSALARGDAAGALELQEEGYGTALASGDPRAVALALEGLASAHAGAGRAEGAALLLGTASALRASTGAPLPPAERADVDATEARARTTLSPEAYTSAFTHGTTLPHEQAVAEAGLPAEAPGPTLAPLTKT, from the coding sequence ATGCGATTCGCGGTGCTGGGGGAGACGGCCGTACGGACCGAGGACGGCGCATCCGTCCGGGTCCCGGAGCTCAAGGTGCGGACCCTGCTCGCCGCGCTCCTCGTCGACCCGGGCCGGCCGGTCGGCGCGTTCCGGCTCGTCGACGACCTCTGGGGCGGCGAGCCGCCCGGCAACCCGCTGCGGGCCCTCCAGGCCAAGGTCTCCCAGCTGCGCCGCGCCCTGGAGGAGGCCGAGCCCGGCGGGCGCGACCTCGTCGTCACGCAGGCGCCCGGCTATCTCCTCGCCGTACCCGAAGGGGCCCTGGACGCCCATGAGTTCGCGCGGATCGCGGCGCGGGCGCGGGAGACGGCGGACCCACGCGCCAGGGCGGAACTGCTCGGCGAGGCGCTCGACCTGTGGCGCGGCCCGGCGTTCGCCGGGTTCGCGGAGGAGCCGTTCGCGCGCGCGGCGGCGGACCGGCTGGAGGAGGAGCGGCTCGTCGTCCGGGAGGCGCTGGCCGAGGCGCGCCTGGAGGCGGGCGAACAGAACGTACTGGCAGGGGAGTTGGCGGAGCTCGTAGCACTGCATCCGCTGCGCGAGCGGCTACGGGCGGTGCAGCTGCGGGCCCTCTACCGGGCGGGGCGGCAGAGCGAGGCGCTCGCCGGGTACGAGGAGCTGCGCACCCTCCTCGCCGACGAGCTGGGCCTCGACCCGAGCCCCGAACTGGCCGCGCTCCACGCGGCGATGCTGAGGCAGGACGCCTCGCTCTCCGCGCCGGCGGCCGCTCCTCCCGCCGAGATCCGGGCGACACCCCGGCCGACCGCGAACGGGGTCCCCGTACGGGGCAATCTGCTCACGCCGCTCGCCGGGATCGTCGGGCGGGACGCGGCCGTCGCCGAGGTGCGGGGGCTGCTCACCGAGCGGCGGCTCGTCACGCTCACCGGGCCGGGCGGAGTCGGGAAGACCCGGCTCGCCGTGGAGGCGGCCGGGCAGCTGCGCGAGGAGTTCGCGGACGGGGTGTGGCTCGTCGAGTTCGCCGGCGCGCGCGGCGAACTCGCCGAGGTCGTCGCCGCCGCGCTCGAACTCCGCGACGACGGGGTGTGGGGGCTGCGGCCCGAGGGGGAGAGGGCGCTCACCACGGCCGAGCGGCTCGCCGAGGTCCTGCGCGGCAGACGTACGCTCCTCGTCCTCGACAACTGCGAACACGTCGTCGACGAGGCGGCCTCGCTCGCCGAGCTGCTGCTGCGCACCGCGCCCGGCCTCGTCGTCCTGACGACCAGCCAGGAGCCGCTCGCCCTCGCGGGCGAGACGCTGTGGGCGGTGGAGCCGCTCGACGGGGACGGTGCGGTGGAACTCTTCACGGCGCGGGCGGCGGCCTCGGCCCCCGGTTTCGGGTCCTGGGCGGCGCTCGATCCCGCCGCCCAGGAGGCGGTACGGGCCATCTGCCGCCGCCTCGACGGCATCCCGCTCGCCCTGGAACTGGCCGCGACCCGCGTCCGCGCACTCGGTGTGCACGGGCTCCTGGCGCGGCTCGACGACCGTTTCCGCCTGCTCGACGCGGGGCTGCGCGGCGCGCCGGCCCGGCAGCAGACCCTGCGGGCGGTCATCGACTGGAGCTGGGAGCTGCTGGGCGAGCAGGAGCGAACGGTGCTGCGGCGGCTGGCCGTCCACGCGGAGGGCTGCACGCTGGCGGCGGCGGAGGAGGTGTGCGCGGGCGGGCCGGTCACCGGCGGCTCCGCCGACTCCGTCGCCCTAGGCGATGTCCTCGGGCTGCTCGCCCGCCTCGTCGACCGCTCGCTCGTCGTGGCTGTCGACGGTCCGGACGGGCCGCGCTACCGGCTCCTGGAGTCCGTCGCCGCGTACTGCCTCGAACGTCTGGAGGACGCGGGCGAGACGGAGGCCGTACGGGAACGGCACCTGGCCCACTACCTGCGGCTCGCCGAGGACGCCGGGGCCGCGCTGCGCGGCCCCGAGCAGCGGCGTCGGCTCGCCCAGCTCGACGCCGAGACGTCGAACCTGAGGGCCGCCCTGGACCGGGCGCTGACCGCGCCCGGCGCCGGACGGAACGCCGGGGCGGCACTCCGGCTCGTCGACGCGCTCGCCTGGTACTGGGTCATGCGGGGCCGCCTGGGCGAGGCGCTCCGCTCGGCGACGGCGGCGCTGCGGACGGCCGTCCCGGAGCCCCCGGAGACCGTGGAGACCCCGGAGGGATTGGAGACCGTGGAGACCCCGGAGGGCCTGGAGACCGTGGAGGACCCGCCGCGGCCCGAACCGGCCGCGCTCCGCGCCCGCGTGGAGGTCTGGCGTACGGGCCTGGTGGTCATGGGCGGCGACGGTACGGACCGGCGACGGCGGATCGCGGACGCCCTCACGGCCTACGACGAGGCCGAGCCGCCCCGCCCCTCGGACCGCGCGTGGGCGCGCTGGTTCCTCGCGCACGCGCTCTGCGGGACCGGCAGCCAGAGCGAGGGCGGCCGGCTGACGGGGGAGGCGCTCGACGGCGCCCGGGCCCACGGGGACCGCTGGGTCGAGGCGGCGGCGCTCGCGGACCGCTCGGTGCAGCGGTTGCTCGGCGGCGACGTGACGGGCGCGGAGGAGGACGCGGCCCGGTCGGACGCGCTGTTCGAGCAGGTCGGCGACGCGTGCTGCCGGCTGTGGTCGGTCTACCCGCTGGCGACGGTCGCCGAGATCCACGGGGAGTACGAGCGGGCCGACCGGCTCAAGCGGGCGGGCCTGGCGGCGGCGGAGGGCCTCGGCCTGACGACCGAGGTGCCGGACCTGCTGGCCGGGATCGGACGTACGGCCCTGCTGAGGGGCGAGCTGGCCGAGGCGCGGGCGTTCCACACGGCGGCGCGGGAGCGGGCGGTGGAGGTCGGGTTCAGGGCGGGCGAGATCAACGCGGTCCTCGGCCTCGGCCTGGGCGCCCGGCGCGAGGGCCTGGTCGACGAGGCCGAGGGGCACATGCGGGAGGTCCTGGACTGGCACCGGGCGGTCGGCCTCGACTCGGCCAACGCGCTGATCCTGGCCGAGCTGGGCTTCTCGGCGCTGGCCCGCGGCGACGCGGCGGGCGCGCTGGAACTCCAGGAGGAGGGCTACGGCACGGCCCTGGCCTCCGGCGACCCCCGTGCGGTCGCGCTCGCCCTGGAGGGTCTGGCCTCGGCCCACGCGGGCGCGGGCCGGGCGGAGGGCGCCGCCCTCCTCCTGGGTACGGCGTCGGCCCTCCGCGCCTCGACGGGCGCACCACTGCCCCCGGCGGAACGCGCGGACGTCGACGCCACAGAGGCGAGGGCCCGCACGACCCTGAGCCCCGAGGCCTACACGAGCGCCTTCACCCACGGCACGACCCTGCCCCACGAACAGGCGGTGGCAGAGGCGGGGCTGCCTGCCGAGGCCCCGGGCCCGACGCTTGCACCCTTGACCAAAACGTAA
- a CDS encoding GNAT family N-acetyltransferase yields the protein MSEFTVRRAVAEDSKRLTRLVRTSRAYRGDYARMVEGYQVGGAYIEHHSVFVAVDASDRVLGFYALLVDDAELDLAFVADSAQGLGIGRLLMEHMTGQARAAGLTAVRVVAHPPAEEFYLRTGAVRTGTVPPTGHIHWDRPELRYDIA from the coding sequence ATGTCCGAGTTCACCGTCCGGCGTGCCGTCGCCGAGGATTCCAAGCGGCTCACCCGGCTGGTCCGGACCTCCCGGGCCTATCGGGGGGACTACGCCCGCATGGTCGAGGGGTACCAGGTCGGTGGCGCGTACATCGAGCACCATTCCGTCTTCGTCGCCGTCGACGCGAGCGACCGCGTGCTCGGCTTCTACGCGCTGCTCGTCGACGACGCCGAGCTCGACCTCGCCTTCGTCGCCGACAGCGCCCAGGGGCTCGGCATCGGGCGGCTGCTCATGGAGCACATGACCGGCCAGGCCAGGGCCGCCGGGCTCACGGCCGTGCGGGTCGTCGCGCATCCGCCCGCCGAGGAGTTCTACCTGCGCACCGGCGCCGTCCGGACCGGAACCGTCCCGCCCACCGGTCACATCCACTGGGATCGGCCCGAGCTCCGGTACGACATCGCGTGA